A single region of the Saprospiraceae bacterium genome encodes:
- a CDS encoding DUF1553 domain-containing protein: protein MPKQLDYNFHIKPILSDRCFSCHGPDAKHQEGGLRLDHQEGATASLKSGAGQAIVPGHPDRSVLLKRVLSHDPEVMMPPPASNLSLSPREIAMLQRWIAEGAVYKPHWAFIKPERPEVPKVEGDWARNPIDHFIQARLSQEGLQPSGPADESTLLRRVFFDLTGLPPMAADIKAYLADQRPDKYEKLVDSLLRLPAYGERMAAHWMDVARYSDSEGYLDDYHHAMWPYRDWVIKAFNENLSYADFILWQVGGDQMPNASQEQILATAFNRQHKHNSEGGIIPEEFRVEYNVDRTHTVGTAFMGLTMGCARCHDHKYDPISQENFYELYAFFNSTIERGDGIFSTNAVERAEPVDNFHAMNPGPVLPLPNEEVAAIRTFLQKEIKEKEAEVERLERSRQTAFDAWKKNAYPSHDFEKTILTKALVQLPFDEVQDNKTPNLASQDHPGKMGGLTLVAGKSGQAIQSDAAGFFSLPGLPLDFERTEPFAISFWVYTPKHFEDSHVLWNGNRRIQGYRGWDVVLEDGKLAFRINHAHPFQSLHRQTIAPLPLNTWTHFCWTYDGSSRAEGIQLYLNGEPTNSHVVRDYLYRSARPYKQLEEMVYGNYDQLSIGNRHYDEDFTGGRIDELQVFKGLLSPLEALYTFDKQAALAQFAKGEDQQALLTYFQYNFDEVFQQTQEQLHELRQKELVTIDTVREIMVMGDWPEERPTYILNRGLYDAPTTQVSRNVPADIFPFPEDYPKNRYGLGKWLIHQDHPLTARVAVNQLWYLMFGRGIVATNEDFGNQGALPTHPALLDWLAVDFRENGWDVKRLIRMMVTSATYRQSSKVTPEMLEIDPNNELLAHSPRYRRSAEMIRDNALAASGLLKKIIGGRSTFPYQPAGLWIELTKKPYFVPYAVDPIHGIHRRSLYTFWKRNLPPPSMLIFDAVTRSECQLRRQQSNTPLQALVMLNDPQIIEACRVLSENIWRSTKAPETALSNAFESLIGRPPTAKEKTILEQYYQAEYERFATTPADALAYLSTGFVPADPSLSSTQVAALARVANTIMNSTEGHYKN from the coding sequence TTGCCTAAACAGTTGGATTACAATTTTCACATCAAACCTATTTTATCCGATCGCTGCTTTAGTTGCCATGGCCCGGATGCCAAGCACCAGGAAGGGGGGCTTCGACTGGATCACCAAGAGGGCGCTACGGCCAGCTTGAAATCAGGGGCGGGGCAGGCTATTGTGCCGGGCCACCCAGACCGTAGTGTGCTATTGAAACGAGTGCTCTCCCACGATCCGGAGGTCATGATGCCACCCCCCGCCTCCAACTTGAGCCTGAGCCCGCGCGAGATCGCGATGCTCCAACGCTGGATTGCAGAAGGGGCTGTCTATAAGCCGCATTGGGCTTTCATCAAGCCAGAACGCCCCGAGGTGCCCAAGGTAGAAGGCGACTGGGCCCGCAACCCGATTGATCATTTTATCCAGGCTCGGTTATCACAGGAGGGCTTGCAACCTTCGGGCCCTGCTGATGAATCCACGCTCTTGCGTCGGGTCTTTTTTGACCTGACGGGCTTGCCACCCATGGCAGCCGATATAAAGGCTTACCTTGCTGACCAGCGACCAGATAAGTACGAAAAATTAGTAGATAGTTTGCTGCGTTTGCCCGCTTACGGCGAGCGGATGGCTGCTCATTGGATGGATGTTGCCCGCTATTCGGATAGCGAAGGCTACCTGGATGATTACCACCACGCCATGTGGCCTTATCGCGATTGGGTGATTAAGGCCTTTAACGAAAACCTGTCCTATGCCGATTTTATCCTTTGGCAAGTCGGAGGGGATCAAATGCCCAATGCCAGCCAGGAACAAATTCTGGCTACGGCTTTTAATCGGCAGCATAAGCACAATTCGGAGGGTGGCATCATCCCCGAAGAATTTCGGGTGGAGTACAATGTAGATCGGACCCATACCGTCGGAACGGCCTTCATGGGGCTGACCATGGGCTGCGCTCGCTGCCACGATCATAAATACGATCCCATTTCTCAGGAAAATTTCTATGAGCTATATGCCTTTTTTAATAGTACGATAGAAAGAGGTGATGGGATCTTTTCTACCAATGCGGTGGAAAGAGCCGAACCAGTTGACAATTTCCATGCGATGAATCCAGGGCCGGTCCTTCCTTTACCCAATGAAGAGGTGGCAGCTATTCGAACCTTTTTACAAAAAGAGATAAAGGAAAAAGAAGCAGAGGTAGAGCGCCTGGAAAGGTCTCGACAGACGGCTTTCGACGCCTGGAAGAAAAATGCCTATCCAAGTCACGATTTTGAGAAAACAATACTTACTAAAGCACTGGTTCAACTTCCATTTGATGAAGTACAGGACAATAAAACCCCCAATCTAGCTAGCCAGGACCATCCTGGTAAAATGGGCGGGTTGACCTTGGTAGCAGGTAAATCTGGCCAGGCTATACAATCAGATGCAGCCGGTTTTTTTAGCCTCCCGGGGCTGCCCTTGGATTTTGAAAGAACGGAGCCTTTTGCGATCAGTTTTTGGGTGTACACCCCCAAACATTTTGAGGACAGCCATGTCTTATGGAATGGCAATCGGCGTATCCAAGGTTACCGGGGTTGGGATGTGGTTCTGGAAGATGGCAAGCTAGCTTTCCGAATCAACCACGCTCACCCTTTCCAATCGCTCCATCGCCAAACGATAGCGCCCTTGCCATTGAATACGTGGACGCACTTCTGTTGGACCTATGACGGCTCTAGCCGGGCCGAAGGCATCCAACTCTACCTCAATGGCGAACCTACCAATTCCCATGTTGTGAGGGATTACCTCTACCGGTCTGCCAGGCCTTATAAGCAACTGGAAGAAATGGTCTATGGCAATTATGATCAGTTAAGTATTGGCAATCGGCATTATGACGAAGATTTTACTGGGGGGCGGATTGATGAATTGCAAGTTTTTAAAGGCTTGCTAAGCCCTTTAGAAGCCTTGTACACCTTTGATAAACAGGCCGCTTTGGCCCAATTTGCAAAAGGGGAAGACCAACAAGCGCTTTTGACTTATTTCCAATATAACTTTGATGAAGTTTTTCAGCAAACACAGGAACAACTCCATGAATTGCGCCAAAAAGAATTGGTAACCATTGATACCGTTAGAGAAATTATGGTCATGGGCGATTGGCCGGAGGAACGGCCGACTTACATCCTCAATCGTGGGCTGTATGATGCACCAACTACCCAGGTATCCCGCAACGTGCCGGCAGACATTTTCCCTTTCCCTGAAGATTATCCCAAAAACCGATATGGCTTGGGCAAATGGCTCATCCACCAGGACCATCCGCTGACGGCCAGGGTGGCAGTCAACCAGCTATGGTACCTGATGTTTGGGCGAGGCATCGTGGCCACCAATGAGGACTTTGGTAACCAAGGCGCGCTACCGACCCACCCCGCTCTGCTGGACTGGCTCGCCGTAGACTTCCGGGAAAATGGCTGGGATGTCAAACGCTTGATTCGGATGATGGTCACCTCCGCCACCTATCGCCAGTCCTCCAAAGTGACGCCGGAAATGCTGGAAATTGATCCCAACAATGAGCTATTGGCCCATTCGCCGCGATACCGCCGTTCAGCCGAGATGATTCGGGACAATGCCCTGGCAGCAAGCGGCTTATTAAAGAAAATTATTGGCGGCCGCAGTACTTTTCCCTACCAACCGGCTGGCTTATGGATAGAACTAACGAAGAAACCTTATTTTGTGCCTTACGCGGTTGATCCCATACATGGCATTCACCGACGGAGTTTATACACTTTCTGGAAGCGCAACCTTCCGCCACCCAGCATGCTGATTTTTGATGCAGTGACGCGATCGGAGTGCCAGCTAAGGCGCCAGCAGAGCAATACGCCACTACAAGCCTTGGTTATGCTAAATGATCCTCAAATCATTGAAGCTTGTCGGGTGCTGTCTGAAAACATATGGCGGAGCACCAAAGCACCAGAAACAGCGCTTTCCAATGCCTTTGAATCGCTGATTGGACGTCCTCCTACGGCCAAAGAAAAGACCATTCTTGAACAGTATTATCAAGCCGAGTACGAGCGATTTGCGACAACACCTGCGGATGCATTGGCCTATTTATCAACAGGGTTTGTCCCCGCGGATCCGTCTCTTTCCTCCACCCAAGTAGCTGCTTTGGCTCGCGTAGCGAATACCATTATGAATAGTACCGAAGGGCATTATAAAAATTAA
- a CDS encoding flavin reductase family protein: MSVSKLTIKRLSQVMGQYTSGLTVVTTQLEGQIYGFQTPSFTAVSMEPPLVLFCLSKSSEGVNILQQSKSFAINVLPNKWSEKQNAVGSIEERYQEKIDRDAKTNSPIFRQTLAWLDCKLYTLQDGGDHYIFIGKVMDLHYQFADSPLLHFKGKYQNILEV; the protein is encoded by the coding sequence ATGAGTGTTTCCAAATTAACGATCAAACGACTCAGTCAGGTTATGGGCCAATACACATCAGGCCTCACCGTCGTAACCACCCAATTAGAAGGACAAATTTACGGTTTTCAAACCCCCTCCTTCACCGCGGTTTCTATGGAGCCTCCTTTGGTTCTTTTTTGCCTTTCAAAATCATCTGAAGGCGTCAATATTTTGCAGCAAAGTAAATCCTTTGCGATAAATGTGCTGCCGAATAAATGGAGCGAAAAGCAAAATGCTGTGGGTTCTATTGAGGAACGCTATCAAGAGAAGATAGACAGGGACGCGAAAACCAATTCGCCGATTTTTCGACAAACACTTGCCTGGCTAGATTGCAAATTATATACCTTACAGGATGGTGGAGACCACTATATCTTCATCGGAAAAGTAATGGACCTGCATTATCAATTTGCGGATAGCCCACTGCTCCACTTCAAAGGTAAATACCAGAACATTCTGGAAGTTTAA
- a CDS encoding NADPH-dependent 2,4-dienoyl-CoA reductase — protein sequence MYDKLLSPLDLGFTTLKNRVLMGSMHTNLEEIPGGLERAAIFYAERARGQVGLIVTGGIAPNLAGCVGPHAAMMTTQEEADKHQMITEAVHKEGGKICLQILHAGRYAYHPNLVAPSPVKAPINFFTPKELRSEEIWQTIEDYANTAFLAQSAGYDGVEVMGSEGYLINQFIVKRTNHREDEWGGAYENRIKFPLEIIRQTRAKVGPNFIIIYRLSMLDLVEGGSTWEEVVQLAKAVEAAGATIINTGIGWHEARVPTIGTIVPKGGFAWVTKRMMGEVGIPLIATNRINMPDVAERILQEGCADMVSMARPFLADADLVLKAIENRADEINTCIACNQACLDHTFELKVCSCLVNPRACHETELNFLPAAQKKKIAVVGAGPAGMACATIAAERGHEVHLFEAEKEIGGQFNMAKVIPGKEAYQHTIRYYASMIKKHGVHLHLNWRVTEAQLLEGGYDEVVLATGVTPRKVDFQGADHPKVLNYADVLYGGKAVGKRVAIIGAGGIGFDVAEFLAHDTTHEAPSLNTAAYMKEWGVDMSYQAAGALAPAQPLPSPREIYLLKRSGGKHGKDLGKTTGWIHRASLKMKEVHHLANVVYEKVDDEGLHITVAGAPQLLAVDHVVVCAGQVPLRDLYQGLEAQGQKVHLIGGADEAAELDAKRAIHQASYLAAGF from the coding sequence ATGTACGATAAATTACTTTCTCCCCTGGACCTCGGTTTTACCACTTTGAAAAACCGCGTTTTGATGGGATCGATGCACACCAATCTGGAAGAAATCCCTGGCGGATTGGAAAGAGCTGCTATTTTTTATGCAGAGCGAGCCAGGGGCCAGGTGGGGCTCATTGTAACTGGCGGTATTGCGCCCAATCTGGCAGGCTGTGTGGGGCCGCATGCAGCCATGATGACGACCCAGGAAGAGGCGGACAAACACCAGATGATCACGGAGGCAGTGCACAAAGAAGGCGGCAAAATCTGCCTACAGATTCTTCATGCTGGTCGCTATGCCTATCACCCCAACTTGGTGGCCCCTTCGCCGGTCAAAGCGCCAATCAACTTTTTTACGCCCAAAGAGCTGCGTTCTGAGGAAATATGGCAAACGATAGAAGATTATGCCAATACGGCTTTTCTGGCACAATCTGCCGGATATGATGGTGTGGAGGTCATGGGCTCCGAAGGTTATCTAATCAACCAGTTTATCGTCAAAAGAACAAACCACCGTGAGGACGAGTGGGGTGGCGCCTATGAAAATCGCATTAAGTTCCCGCTGGAGATCATACGCCAGACAAGAGCAAAAGTAGGCCCGAATTTTATCATCATTTATCGACTTTCGATGTTAGACCTGGTGGAAGGAGGTAGTACCTGGGAGGAAGTGGTTCAGTTGGCGAAAGCGGTGGAGGCAGCAGGTGCTACGATCATCAACACGGGTATTGGCTGGCATGAGGCGCGTGTGCCCACCATCGGAACAATCGTCCCCAAAGGCGGGTTTGCCTGGGTTACCAAACGAATGATGGGCGAAGTGGGTATTCCTCTCATTGCAACCAACCGAATCAATATGCCCGATGTGGCAGAAAGAATATTGCAGGAGGGGTGTGCGGATATGGTGTCGATGGCGCGCCCTTTTTTGGCAGATGCGGATTTGGTTTTAAAAGCCATAGAAAACAGAGCAGACGAGATCAATACCTGTATAGCCTGTAACCAAGCCTGCCTGGATCATACCTTTGAGCTGAAAGTCTGTTCTTGTCTGGTCAATCCTCGTGCTTGTCATGAAACGGAGTTGAATTTTCTGCCTGCTGCCCAAAAGAAAAAAATTGCGGTAGTTGGCGCTGGCCCGGCTGGAATGGCCTGTGCTACCATAGCTGCCGAAAGAGGCCACGAAGTACACCTCTTTGAAGCCGAAAAAGAAATCGGTGGACAGTTCAATATGGCAAAGGTAATCCCGGGTAAGGAAGCCTACCAGCATACCATTCGCTATTATGCTTCAATGATAAAAAAGCATGGGGTGCATTTACACCTCAACTGGCGGGTGACCGAAGCCCAATTGCTGGAGGGAGGATATGACGAGGTGGTATTAGCAACTGGTGTTACTCCCCGCAAGGTAGATTTTCAAGGCGCCGACCATCCCAAGGTTTTGAATTATGCAGATGTACTCTATGGTGGCAAAGCCGTTGGCAAAAGGGTAGCCATCATCGGCGCAGGCGGCATTGGTTTCGATGTGGCTGAATTTTTGGCACACGACACTACACACGAAGCGCCCAGCTTGAATACGGCGGCTTATATGAAAGAATGGGGCGTGGATATGTCTTACCAAGCGGCTGGCGCACTGGCCCCCGCCCAACCCCTGCCATCGCCTCGGGAAATCTACCTCCTCAAGCGATCCGGCGGTAAACACGGCAAAGACCTGGGCAAAACCACGGGCTGGATCCATCGGGCAAGCCTTAAGATGAAAGAGGTCCACCATTTGGCGAATGTCGTCTACGAAAAAGTAGATGATGAGGGGCTCCATATAACCGTAGCAGGTGCGCCGCAATTGTTAGCGGTAGACCATGTGGTCGTTTGTGCGGGTCAGGTGCCCTTGCGCGACTTGTACCAAGGCTTGGAGGCGCAGGGCCAAAAGGTTCACCTGATTGGTGGAGCAGATGAAGCGGCTGAGCTGGATGCTAAGCGCGCGATTCACCAGGCGAGCTACTTGGCTGCTGGGTTTTAA
- a CDS encoding DUF2855 family protein encodes MPNHSLLIHKTDLYQVRQQESPNDELGEGEVLFKVDKYALTTNNITYAVSGFKLKYWDFFPVEEPWGIVPVWGYGEVVASRHSAIATGERCYGYFPMSSYLKVEPGKVNVYGFSDIAAHRAGLASIYNYYSRIAADPSFTKEIEDYFPIIKPLFATSFLIYYFLKEEAFFGAEQIAITSASSKTGLALAFMLKQNQALDHKKVIGLTSAANVEFVQSTGYYDQVITYETYAEKMPQVASVIVDFAGKTALLHEMASYLSDHLKHIALIGLTDWKSTTTLKGIPKAAFFFAPTHIQNKYKEWGPEKTNLMLNTALVKFITAIKQLIEIEFIEDLATLGDRYLEMLDGKVDPQKGYIVQVKEK; translated from the coding sequence GGAAAGTCCGAATGATGAATTAGGGGAAGGTGAAGTTTTGTTTAAGGTCGATAAATATGCACTGACTACCAATAACATAACCTATGCCGTTAGTGGATTTAAGCTGAAGTACTGGGATTTTTTTCCTGTTGAAGAGCCCTGGGGAATTGTACCGGTCTGGGGTTATGGGGAGGTGGTGGCCTCCAGGCATTCCGCTATCGCGACAGGAGAGCGTTGTTATGGCTATTTTCCGATGAGTTCGTATCTAAAAGTGGAACCGGGGAAGGTAAATGTCTATGGTTTTTCGGATATAGCAGCCCACCGCGCCGGCTTGGCATCGATTTACAATTATTACAGTCGTATCGCTGCAGATCCAAGTTTTACCAAGGAAATTGAAGATTATTTTCCCATCATAAAGCCACTTTTTGCCACCTCGTTTTTGATTTATTATTTCTTAAAAGAGGAAGCCTTCTTTGGGGCAGAACAAATCGCCATTACGAGTGCCTCTTCCAAAACGGGCCTGGCACTGGCTTTTATGTTGAAGCAAAACCAGGCCTTGGATCATAAAAAAGTCATCGGCCTCACTTCGGCTGCCAATGTGGAATTTGTGCAATCAACGGGCTACTACGATCAGGTCATTACCTACGAAACATATGCTGAAAAAATGCCTCAGGTCGCTAGCGTAATCGTTGATTTTGCAGGGAAAACTGCTCTACTCCATGAAATGGCTAGTTACCTTAGCGATCATTTGAAGCATATTGCGCTGATTGGTCTTACGGATTGGAAATCTACCACTACTCTAAAGGGAATTCCTAAAGCGGCATTTTTCTTTGCCCCTACACATATCCAAAACAAGTACAAGGAATGGGGCCCCGAAAAGACCAATTTGATGCTGAATACGGCCCTGGTAAAATTTATTACTGCGATTAAACAACTAATTGAAATTGAATTCATTGAAGACTTAGCAACCTTGGGTGATCGTTACCTGGAAATGCTGGATGGCAAAGTAGACCCCCAAAAAGGCTATATTGTTCAAGTAAAGGAAAAATAA